In Brevundimonas subvibrioides, a genomic segment contains:
- the dprA gene encoding DNA-processing protein DprA: MSLPEAERFARLRLARADRVGPVSFRQLLDRFGTAVRALDALPDLVRKGGGHGYTLPDSTRIEAELAAGDQAGARLLVLGDPDFPAMLAAIDPPPPLLWTRGEEALLSKEAVAIVGARIASAGGQRIARGLGQQLGEAGFVVVSGLARGIDAAAHSGSLPTGTVAVLGGGVDDVYPAENASLYGQIVEQGCIVSESPMGARAQARDFPRRNRIISGLSRGVIVVEAELRSGSLITARLAAEQGRDVFAVPGSPLDPRSKGPNELLRQGAILCEGIDDVRRAFETLRTLGEPPADNPFPDDADDLDPAFLDRVAALLSPTPTPRDEIARALGAPIGSVAAALLELSLAGRATLLPGGSAST, from the coding sequence GTGAGCCTGCCCGAGGCCGAGCGTTTCGCCCGCCTGCGCCTCGCCCGCGCCGACCGGGTCGGCCCCGTCTCTTTCCGCCAACTGCTGGACCGCTTCGGCACCGCCGTGCGCGCGCTGGACGCCCTGCCCGACCTCGTCCGAAAGGGCGGCGGTCACGGCTATACCCTGCCCGATTCGACCCGCATCGAGGCCGAACTCGCCGCCGGTGACCAGGCCGGAGCCAGACTGCTGGTCCTCGGCGATCCTGACTTCCCTGCCATGCTGGCCGCGATCGACCCACCGCCGCCGCTGCTCTGGACCCGCGGAGAGGAGGCCCTGCTCTCGAAGGAGGCCGTCGCCATAGTCGGGGCCCGGATCGCCTCCGCCGGTGGCCAGCGCATCGCGCGCGGCCTCGGGCAGCAGCTGGGCGAGGCGGGCTTCGTCGTCGTCTCCGGCCTCGCCCGCGGCATCGACGCCGCCGCCCATTCAGGGTCCCTGCCGACCGGCACGGTCGCGGTTCTCGGCGGTGGCGTCGATGACGTCTATCCGGCCGAGAACGCCAGCCTCTATGGCCAGATCGTCGAACAGGGCTGCATCGTGTCCGAAAGCCCGATGGGGGCCCGCGCCCAGGCCCGCGACTTTCCCCGCCGCAACCGCATCATCTCCGGCCTGTCGCGCGGTGTGATCGTGGTGGAGGCAGAGCTGCGCTCCGGCTCGCTGATCACCGCACGGTTGGCGGCAGAACAGGGCCGCGACGTCTTCGCCGTCCCCGGCTCGCCGCTGGATCCGCGCTCGAAAGGCCCGAACGAACTGCTGCGCCAGGGGGCCATCCTGTGCGAGGGCATCGACGACGTCCGCCGCGCCTTCGAGACCCTGCGGACACTGGGCGAGCCCCCGGCCGACAACCCGTTCCCCGACGACGCCGACGACCTCGATCCCGCCTTCCTTGATCGCGTCGCCGCCCTGCTCTCGCCCACGCCGACGCCGCGTGACGAGATCGCCCGCGCCCTGGGTGCCCCCATCGGCAGCGTCGCCGCCGCCTTGCTGGAGCTCAGCCTTGCAGGCCGTGCCACCCTTCTGCCCGGCGGGTCCGCCTCGACCTAA
- a CDS encoding glycine zipper 2TM domain-containing protein, with the protein MKSSVAAVAAVLGAVTLMPAAASAQSYGYGNGYQNQGYSQPYGYNPGYGNTGYRDRCQTLGEGRTGAGALIGAGVGAVAGSQIAARGNRTEGSIIGGVLGAIIGSQVGRASNSNCQASAYQGSAYAPPATYYNERDRYDDRARSYGRYDDRRNDSRRHDSRRDDRRYDNGYQVSADGYYIYDPRRGWVPR; encoded by the coding sequence ATGAAGAGTTCAGTCGCCGCCGTCGCCGCCGTTCTCGGGGCCGTCACCCTGATGCCCGCCGCCGCCTCGGCCCAGTCCTATGGCTACGGCAATGGCTACCAGAACCAGGGCTACAGCCAGCCCTATGGCTACAACCCGGGCTACGGCAACACCGGCTACCGCGATCGCTGCCAGACCCTGGGCGAGGGTCGGACGGGCGCGGGGGCCCTGATCGGGGCCGGCGTCGGTGCCGTGGCCGGCTCGCAGATCGCGGCCCGTGGCAATCGGACCGAGGGCTCGATCATCGGCGGCGTGCTGGGAGCGATCATCGGATCCCAGGTCGGCCGCGCCTCGAACAGCAACTGTCAGGCGAGCGCCTATCAGGGGTCCGCCTACGCCCCGCCCGCGACCTACTACAATGAGCGGGACCGCTACGACGACCGCGCCCGGTCCTACGGCCGTTACGACGACCGCCGCAACGACTCGCGTCGCCATGACAGCCGTCGGGACGATCGTCGCTATGACAACGGCTACCAGGTCAGCGCCGACGGCTACTACATCTACGATCCCCGCCGCGGCTGGGTGCCCCGGTAA
- a CDS encoding class I SAM-dependent RNA methyltransferase: MSTTLRIARVAGQGDGVAETPGGPVFVPLTLPGERVRGEVRDGRMDGATVVEASPDRIPPVSSHYGDCGGCSLQHWASGPYLDWKRDQVIAALSRERIETGVEATVAVPAGTRRRLALHARRLEDGRVVLGFKARKSWRLVEVTACPVADPRLVAAFPVLARVAAAFLEHPKSAPTLHVTWTLDGLDVDVTGVERRSGGLSADRQMQAIRAAGEGDLARLSLAGETLVMARQPRVVFGPATVPLPAGGFLQAVPEAEVAMTSRAVAAVKGARMVADLFCGAGTFTFPLATVARVIAADASAGGIAALKAGIGSAKGMKPIEAQARDLFRRPLTPFDLKGCEAIVFDPPRAGAIEQTAQIAGTKAAVVVGVSCNPQTFARDARTLIDAGFRLETVTPVDQFLWSSHVELVGVFRR; the protein is encoded by the coding sequence ATGAGCACGACCTTGAGGATCGCCCGTGTGGCCGGGCAGGGGGACGGCGTGGCCGAAACGCCGGGCGGTCCGGTGTTCGTGCCCCTGACCCTGCCGGGCGAGAGGGTGCGGGGCGAGGTCCGGGACGGGCGGATGGACGGGGCGACGGTGGTCGAGGCCAGTCCGGACCGGATCCCGCCGGTCTCGTCGCACTATGGCGATTGCGGCGGATGTTCCCTGCAGCACTGGGCCAGCGGGCCCTATCTGGACTGGAAGCGGGATCAGGTGATCGCGGCCCTGTCGCGCGAGCGGATCGAGACCGGGGTCGAGGCGACGGTGGCGGTGCCGGCGGGCACAAGGCGGCGGCTGGCCCTGCATGCCCGTCGGCTGGAGGATGGGCGGGTCGTCCTGGGGTTCAAGGCGCGCAAGTCCTGGCGGCTGGTGGAGGTGACGGCCTGTCCGGTGGCCGATCCCCGGCTGGTGGCCGCGTTTCCGGTGCTGGCCCGGGTGGCGGCGGCCTTTCTGGAGCATCCGAAGTCGGCCCCGACCCTGCATGTGACCTGGACGCTGGACGGGCTGGACGTTGACGTGACGGGGGTCGAGCGGCGATCCGGCGGACTGTCGGCCGACCGGCAGATGCAGGCCATCCGGGCGGCGGGTGAGGGCGATCTGGCACGGTTGAGCCTGGCGGGTGAGACCCTGGTCATGGCGCGCCAGCCGAGAGTGGTCTTCGGGCCGGCGACCGTGCCCCTGCCGGCCGGTGGCTTCCTGCAGGCCGTGCCGGAGGCGGAGGTGGCGATGACGTCGCGGGCCGTGGCGGCGGTCAAGGGGGCCAGGATGGTGGCCGACCTGTTCTGTGGTGCGGGAACCTTCACCTTTCCGCTGGCGACGGTCGCGCGTGTGATCGCGGCGGACGCCTCGGCGGGCGGCATAGCGGCGCTGAAGGCCGGTATCGGCTCGGCGAAGGGCATGAAGCCCATAGAGGCGCAGGCACGGGACCTGTTCCGGCGACCGCTGACGCCGTTCGACCTGAAGGGCTGCGAGGCCATCGTGTTCGATCCTCCGCGCGCGGGGGCGATCGAGCAGACGGCCCAGATCGCGGGCACGAAGGCGGCGGTCGTGGTGGGCGTGTCGTGCAACCCCCAGACCTTCGCCCGGGATGCGCGGACCCTGATCGACGCCGGATTCCGGCTGGAGACGGTGACGCCGGTGGACCAGTTCCTGTGGTCCAGCCATGTCGAGCTGGTCGGCGTGTTCCGGCGATAG
- the plsY gene encoding glycerol-3-phosphate 1-O-acyltransferase PlsY → MQDLVGPALFTLGLVAVGGYLLGSIPFGVLITRAAGTGDVRNIGSGNIGATNVLRTGRKDLALATLLLDAGKGAVALLLARHVLQSDAAGAIAGGAAFLGHLFPVWLGFKGGKGVATFFGLMIAACWPLGLMAGATWLIVAFLLRYSSLAALVAAAAAPLYALLPLPDLGLPATQPIFVLAIATAVLIYIRHHENIGRLLKGAEPRIGAAKKA, encoded by the coding sequence TTGCAGGATCTGGTCGGCCCAGCGCTCTTCACGCTCGGCCTCGTCGCCGTGGGCGGCTATCTGCTGGGCTCCATCCCCTTCGGCGTCCTCATCACCCGCGCGGCCGGGACCGGTGATGTGCGCAACATCGGGTCGGGCAACATCGGCGCGACCAACGTCCTGCGCACCGGTCGCAAGGACCTGGCCCTGGCCACCCTGCTGCTGGATGCCGGAAAGGGCGCCGTCGCCCTGCTTCTGGCCCGCCATGTCCTGCAATCAGACGCCGCCGGAGCCATCGCAGGCGGCGCGGCCTTCCTGGGTCACCTGTTCCCCGTCTGGCTGGGTTTCAAGGGTGGCAAGGGCGTCGCCACCTTCTTCGGCCTGATGATCGCCGCCTGCTGGCCCCTGGGGCTGATGGCGGGGGCGACCTGGCTGATCGTGGCCTTCCTGCTGCGCTATTCATCGCTCGCCGCGCTCGTGGCAGCCGCCGCCGCGCCGCTCTATGCCCTGCTGCCTCTCCCCGACCTCGGCCTGCCCGCGACACAGCCGATCTTCGTCCTGGCCATCGCAACCGCTGTCCTGATCTACATCCGCCACCACGAGAACATCGGCCGCCTGCTGAAGGGCGCGGAGCCGCGGATCGGGGCCGCGAAGAAGGCGTGA
- a CDS encoding LysR family transcriptional regulator, whose product MDRLSALRLFVRTVETGSFSRAGRDAGLSQSATSRAIAALEVDLGARLLLRTTRRLSVTEPGQRVYEQALRMLDEDAALMEAAAGADREPVGRLRVSTSVAFATDEVAPHVGGFLGAFPRVRLDLAATDARVDAVAEGVDLILRLGSLGDSGMTGRRLGAYQRWLVASPGVAKALDGRASIEDQLRGRCIVYSGSMLGMRWRLDGPGDPVVFEASGPVTAGAGAVVHGLAVSGVGVALLPSFAVRADLAGGRLVRVAPEWSGPSIDLSALWSHRALPRKARVFLDYLSPLLTLDDR is encoded by the coding sequence ATGGACCGCCTTTCCGCCCTCCGCCTGTTCGTCCGCACGGTAGAGACCGGCAGCTTCTCGCGGGCCGGACGCGACGCGGGCCTTTCGCAGTCCGCCACCAGCCGGGCGATCGCGGCGCTGGAAGTCGATCTCGGCGCACGGCTTCTGCTCCGCACCACACGTCGGCTGTCGGTCACCGAGCCGGGACAGCGGGTCTATGAGCAGGCACTTCGGATGCTCGACGAAGATGCGGCCCTGATGGAGGCGGCAGCGGGCGCGGACCGGGAACCCGTCGGGCGGCTGAGAGTGTCGACCTCGGTCGCCTTTGCAACAGACGAGGTCGCACCGCACGTCGGCGGCTTCCTGGGTGCCTTCCCGCGCGTGCGTCTGGATCTGGCGGCCACCGATGCGCGTGTCGATGCAGTGGCCGAGGGGGTAGACCTGATCCTGCGCCTTGGCTCGCTGGGCGACAGCGGCATGACCGGGCGGCGGCTGGGAGCCTATCAGCGATGGCTGGTCGCCTCGCCGGGGGTGGCGAAGGCGCTGGACGGGAGGGCCTCGATAGAGGACCAGCTGAGGGGCCGTTGCATCGTCTATTCGGGATCGATGCTGGGGATGCGGTGGCGGCTGGATGGCCCGGGCGATCCGGTGGTGTTCGAGGCGTCGGGACCTGTGACGGCCGGTGCGGGGGCCGTCGTGCATGGCCTCGCGGTGTCCGGGGTGGGCGTGGCGCTGCTGCCGTCCTTTGCCGTCCGCGCCGATCTGGCTGGCGGACGACTGGTTCGGGTCGCGCCCGAATGGTCCGGCCCCTCGATCGACCTGTCGGCGCTGTGGAGTCATCGGGCGCTGCCGCGCAAGGCGCGCGTATTCCTCGACTATCTGTCGCCGCTTCTGACCCTGGATGACCGCTGA
- the topA gene encoding type I DNA topoisomerase, whose protein sequence is MNLVIVESPAKAKTINKYLGPGFEVLASYGHIRDLPSKDGSVKPDEDFAMEWEVDARASTRMSEIAAAAKRADRVILATDPDREGEAISWHVLEVLNKKKALKDTAVERVTFNAITKSAVLEAMANPRQIDMELVEAYLARRALDYLVGFTLSPVLWRKLPGARSAGRVQSVALRIVVDRELEIERFRPQEYWSIEADLAADSPPFTTRLVKHAGKRIQRLDIKDEATAQAAKAAIQSGDFTIRSIEKKPVRRFPSPPFTTSTLQQEASRKLGFDAQRTMRAAQKLYEGVDETGGLITYMRTDGVQTTPEGIAQARDVIGETFGPAFVPAEARYYKTKAKNAQEAHEAIRPTNIARRPDSLRLESDLQRLYELIWKRMVASQMEAARLDRTTVDVETSDGLTGLRATGQVVTFDGFLAVYEEGRDEKQKGTESEEDDDTARLPALKEGARARVEAIRTDQHFTEPPPRYSEATLVKKLEELGIGRPSTYASILTTLRDRGYVRMDKNRFIPEDNGRLVTAFLEQFFGRWVEYDFTAALENQLDEVSAGDMDWKTLLREFWSRLKPATAAVLERQGVIDELDTAIGPFLFPDKGDGSDARLCPLCKTGHLHLKASFKMKSSFIGCSNYPECRYTRGFGAGQTAGDEAGGDRDLGIDEATGLPVSLKIGRFGPYVETANPGEDKPRRSSLPKGWSPATLTLEQAVRLLALPRAVGDHPEDGKPITAGLGRYGPFILHAGTYANVADIDEVFDIGLNRAVVLLAEKRAGGFKGRGAAVAPLKDLGAHPETDEPVHVMSGRFGPYVKSGKINATLPKGTAPEDMTMEIAVPLLAARALVAPKGKKAPAKKAAPKAAAAKKPAATKKPAAKKAPAKKTTTKA, encoded by the coding sequence ATGAATCTCGTCATCGTCGAGAGCCCCGCCAAGGCCAAGACCATCAACAAATACCTCGGCCCGGGCTTCGAGGTGCTCGCCTCCTACGGCCACATCCGTGACCTTCCGTCGAAGGACGGCTCGGTCAAGCCGGACGAGGATTTCGCCATGGAGTGGGAGGTCGACGCCCGCGCCTCGACCCGCATGTCCGAGATTGCCGCCGCCGCAAAGCGCGCCGATCGCGTCATCCTGGCCACCGACCCCGACCGCGAGGGCGAGGCCATCAGCTGGCACGTGCTGGAGGTCCTGAACAAGAAGAAGGCACTGAAGGACACGGCCGTCGAGCGGGTCACCTTCAACGCCATCACAAAGTCGGCCGTGCTGGAGGCCATGGCCAATCCGCGCCAGATCGACATGGAACTGGTCGAGGCCTACCTCGCCCGCCGCGCCCTCGACTATCTGGTCGGCTTCACCCTGTCGCCCGTGCTGTGGCGGAAGCTGCCGGGTGCCCGGTCGGCGGGTCGGGTGCAGTCCGTGGCGCTCCGCATCGTGGTCGACCGCGAGCTGGAGATCGAGCGCTTCCGACCCCAGGAATACTGGTCGATCGAAGCCGATCTGGCCGCCGACAGCCCGCCCTTCACCACCCGTCTGGTCAAGCACGCCGGCAAGCGGATCCAGCGCCTCGACATCAAGGACGAGGCGACCGCCCAGGCGGCGAAGGCCGCCATTCAGTCCGGCGACTTCACCATCCGGTCGATCGAGAAGAAGCCCGTCCGCCGCTTCCCCTCGCCGCCCTTCACCACCTCCACCCTGCAGCAGGAAGCGTCGCGAAAGCTCGGCTTCGACGCCCAGCGCACGATGCGGGCGGCCCAGAAACTGTATGAGGGAGTCGACGAGACCGGGGGTCTGATCACCTATATGCGGACCGACGGCGTCCAGACGACGCCCGAGGGCATCGCCCAGGCCCGCGACGTGATCGGCGAGACCTTCGGGCCCGCCTTCGTCCCGGCCGAAGCCCGCTATTACAAGACGAAAGCCAAGAATGCCCAGGAAGCGCATGAGGCGATCCGGCCGACCAACATCGCCCGCCGGCCCGACTCGCTGCGCCTCGAATCCGACCTCCAGCGCCTGTATGAGCTGATCTGGAAGCGGATGGTGGCCTCCCAGATGGAGGCCGCGCGCCTCGATCGCACCACGGTCGACGTCGAGACATCGGACGGCCTGACCGGCCTGCGCGCCACGGGTCAGGTCGTCACCTTCGACGGCTTCCTCGCGGTCTATGAGGAAGGCCGCGACGAGAAACAGAAGGGCACGGAGTCCGAAGAGGACGACGACACCGCTCGCCTGCCCGCGCTCAAGGAAGGTGCCAGGGCCAGGGTCGAGGCGATCCGCACCGACCAGCACTTCACCGAGCCGCCGCCCCGCTACTCCGAGGCCACCCTGGTCAAGAAGCTGGAAGAGCTCGGCATCGGCCGTCCCTCGACCTATGCCTCCATCCTGACCACGCTGCGCGACCGTGGCTACGTCCGCATGGACAAGAACCGGTTCATCCCCGAGGACAATGGCCGCCTGGTCACCGCCTTCCTGGAACAGTTCTTCGGCCGCTGGGTGGAATACGACTTCACCGCCGCCCTGGAAAATCAGCTGGACGAGGTCTCCGCCGGCGACATGGACTGGAAGACGCTGCTGCGCGAATTCTGGTCCAGGCTGAAGCCCGCAACTGCCGCCGTTCTGGAACGCCAGGGCGTCATCGACGAGCTCGACACCGCGATCGGCCCCTTCCTGTTCCCGGACAAGGGCGACGGCTCCGACGCACGCCTGTGCCCGCTGTGCAAGACCGGTCATCTGCATCTGAAGGCCAGCTTCAAGATGAAGTCGTCCTTCATCGGCTGCTCCAACTATCCCGAATGCCGCTACACGCGCGGCTTCGGCGCGGGCCAGACTGCGGGCGACGAGGCCGGCGGCGACCGCGATCTGGGCATCGACGAAGCGACCGGCCTGCCCGTATCGCTGAAGATCGGCCGCTTTGGCCCCTATGTCGAAACCGCCAATCCCGGCGAGGATAAGCCCAGACGCTCCTCACTGCCCAAGGGCTGGTCGCCTGCGACCCTGACGCTCGAACAGGCCGTGCGCCTGCTGGCCCTGCCCCGCGCCGTCGGCGATCACCCCGAGGACGGCAAGCCGATCACCGCCGGTCTGGGCCGCTACGGACCCTTCATCCTCCATGCCGGAACCTACGCCAATGTCGCGGATATCGATGAGGTTTTCGACATCGGACTGAACCGCGCCGTGGTCCTTCTGGCCGAGAAGCGGGCCGGCGGGTTCAAGGGTCGTGGTGCCGCCGTGGCCCCGCTGAAGGATCTGGGGGCCCACCCGGAAACGGATGAGCCGGTCCACGTCATGTCCGGCCGGTTCGGACCCTATGTGAAGTCGGGCAAGATCAACGCCACCCTGCCCAAGGGCACCGCGCCCGAGGACATGACGATGGAGATCGCCGTGCCCCTCCTGGCCGCCCGCGCCCTGGTCGCGCCGAAAGGCAAGAAGGCACCGGCGAAGAAGGCTGCGCCGAAAGCCGCTGCGGCGAAGAAACCGGCTGCGACGAAAAAACCTGCGGCCAAAAAGGCACCGGCGAAGAAGACGACCACGAAGGCCTGA
- a CDS encoding carboxymuconolactone decarboxylase family protein: MTQFPIHTLDTAPEGSRPFISAAKAAFGLVPNLVGEFAESPAVIEGYLSLAGAYQKSDLTALEREIVLIAASVEKDCHYCVAAHTTVTQGQHLDQTVIHAVRSGGPIADARLEALRDFATRVVRERGWVSDAVVNRLIAAGYTAGNVLEVVLGVGLKTISNYINHIAETPVDAAFQANAFMPRKAA; encoded by the coding sequence ATGACCCAGTTCCCGATCCACACCCTGGACACCGCCCCCGAAGGCTCGCGTCCCTTCATCAGCGCGGCCAAGGCCGCCTTTGGCCTCGTGCCCAATCTCGTCGGCGAGTTCGCCGAGAGCCCGGCCGTGATCGAGGGCTATCTGTCCTTGGCCGGTGCCTATCAGAAGTCCGATCTAACCGCCCTGGAACGCGAGATCGTCCTGATCGCCGCCTCGGTCGAGAAGGACTGTCACTACTGCGTCGCCGCCCATACGACGGTCACCCAGGGCCAGCATCTGGACCAGACCGTGATCCATGCCGTGCGCAGCGGCGGGCCGATCGCCGATGCCAGGCTGGAAGCCCTGCGCGATTTCGCGACCCGTGTGGTGCGCGAGCGCGGCTGGGTCTCGGACGCCGTCGTCAACCGTCTGATAGCCGCGGGCTACACCGCCGGCAATGTGCTCGAAGTCGTGCTGGGCGTCGGGCTGAAGACTATCTCGAACTACATCAACCACATCGCCGAAACCCCGGTCGATGCGGCCTTCCAGGCCAACGCCTTTATGCCCCGCAAGGCGGCCTGA
- a CDS encoding PA0069 family radical SAM protein, whose product MSPRPLPTKGRGARTNASGRYEATTTEAFDDGWTPEDEVPTLIRTTLTPEHARTIIAKNTSPDVGFDRSINPYKGCEHGCIYCYARPSHAWMGLSPGLDFESRIFFKPEAAGLLERELLAPRYVCRRIHIGGNTDPYQPVERELKSTRSILQVCRRFSQPFSIITKSNLITRDVDILGPMGRDRLASAFVSITTLDRGLARAMEPRASTPARRLEAISRLAEAGVPVGVGFAPVIPGLNDHELEAVLEAAAKAGATTAMYVTLRLPLEIKDLFREWLANARPERAARVMSLIRQTRGGRDYDADWSQRMKGTGPVAELIAARFKAAVKRYGLDGPRHDLDVTKFRVPADARPQMELFA is encoded by the coding sequence ATGTCCCCCCGCCCCCTCCCGACGAAAGGACGCGGTGCCCGCACCAACGCCAGCGGGCGCTATGAGGCCACGACGACCGAGGCCTTCGACGACGGCTGGACGCCGGAGGATGAGGTCCCGACCCTGATCCGCACGACCCTCACACCCGAGCACGCGCGGACCATCATCGCGAAAAACACAAGTCCGGATGTCGGTTTCGACCGCTCGATCAACCCCTACAAAGGCTGCGAACATGGCTGCATCTACTGCTACGCCCGTCCATCCCATGCCTGGATGGGCCTATCCCCGGGCCTGGATTTCGAGAGCCGGATCTTCTTCAAGCCCGAGGCCGCGGGTCTTCTGGAACGCGAGCTCCTTGCGCCGCGATACGTCTGCAGGCGCATCCACATAGGCGGCAACACCGACCCGTATCAGCCGGTGGAACGAGAGCTGAAGTCGACCCGGTCGATCCTTCAGGTCTGCCGGCGATTCAGTCAGCCCTTCTCCATCATCACCAAATCGAACCTGATCACCCGCGATGTGGACATCCTTGGGCCGATGGGCCGCGACCGTCTGGCCAGCGCCTTCGTGTCGATCACGACCCTGGACCGGGGCCTCGCCCGTGCCATGGAACCCCGCGCCTCGACGCCCGCCAGGCGGCTCGAGGCCATAAGCCGCCTGGCCGAGGCGGGCGTGCCGGTCGGGGTCGGCTTCGCGCCGGTCATTCCCGGCCTGAACGATCATGAACTGGAGGCCGTGCTGGAAGCCGCCGCCAAGGCCGGGGCGACCACGGCCATGTATGTCACCCTGCGCCTGCCGCTCGAGATCAAGGACCTGTTCCGCGAATGGCTGGCCAACGCCCGCCCCGAGCGTGCCGCCCGGGTCATGTCCCTGATCCGCCAGACGCGCGGCGGCAGGGATTACGACGCCGACTGGTCCCAGCGGATGAAAGGGACCGGCCCCGTCGCCGAGCTGATCGCCGCCCGGTTCAAGGCCGCCGTCAAGCGCTACGGCCTCGACGGCCCGCGCCACGACCTGGACGTCACGAAATTCCGGGTGCCCGCCGACGCGAGACCGCAGATGGAGCTGTTCGCATGA
- a CDS encoding glycerophosphodiester phosphodiesterase family protein encodes MIRLSLATVLMASTVAGCAGAPPVAPASAPRLAAYFDCVRERGGIAISAHRAQSGEDQPENSIQAIEATGRAIPGAILEMDAALTRDGMLVMMHDDSLDRTTTGRGRVADNTLAQVKAARLRAPDGTLTDAAPPTLEEALAAAGRVGAIASIDLKPSSEAATLILARQVVDQVRRSGAQARVILITYTAESARAVAALAPEMMISAGMDDVSGLDGLKAAQILAWTGAGEPRPALWRAVGERGVEAQFGTLGAPGRRLDDAYAADGDVSEYRTLFEHGVTVIATDEPLAVKGVLGAELAAAGRCPR; translated from the coding sequence ATGATCCGTCTTTCGCTTGCGACCGTCCTGATGGCTTCGACTGTCGCCGGGTGTGCGGGCGCGCCGCCGGTTGCACCCGCCTCAGCCCCACGACTCGCGGCCTATTTCGACTGCGTGCGCGAGCGTGGCGGTATCGCAATCTCGGCGCACCGGGCCCAGTCGGGCGAGGACCAGCCGGAGAACTCCATCCAGGCCATCGAAGCGACCGGGCGTGCCATTCCGGGTGCGATCCTGGAGATGGACGCGGCCCTGACCCGGGACGGGATGCTGGTGATGATGCACGACGACAGTCTGGACCGGACGACGACGGGGCGCGGGCGGGTCGCGGACAATACCCTGGCCCAGGTGAAGGCCGCGCGGCTGAGGGCACCGGACGGCACGCTGACCGATGCCGCCCCGCCGACGCTGGAGGAGGCGCTGGCGGCGGCCGGGCGGGTCGGCGCCATCGCCTCGATCGACCTGAAGCCGTCCAGCGAGGCGGCGACCCTCATCCTGGCGCGTCAGGTCGTGGATCAGGTGCGGCGCTCGGGGGCGCAGGCGCGGGTGATCCTGATCACCTATACGGCCGAAAGCGCGCGGGCTGTGGCGGCCCTGGCCCCCGAGATGATGATCTCGGCCGGGATGGACGATGTCTCCGGGCTCGACGGTCTGAAAGCGGCGCAGATCCTGGCCTGGACAGGGGCCGGCGAGCCCAGGCCTGCCTTGTGGCGGGCGGTCGGCGAGCGGGGCGTGGAGGCGCAGTTCGGAACCCTGGGAGCACCGGGGCGGCGGCTGGACGACGCCTATGCGGCAGATGGGGATGTGTCGGAGTATCGGACACTGTTCGAACACGGCGTGACCGTGATCGCGACGGATGAGCCTCTGGCGGTGAAGGGCGTGCTGGGTGCGGAACTGGCGGCGGCGGGGCGCTGTCCGCGGTAG
- a CDS encoding TlyA family RNA methyltransferase, whose product MRLDQLLVSKGLVDSRARAKVAIQAGGVTVDGVVVTNASRAFEDDAVVTVTEAHDWVGRGALKLDHALTLWPVAVEGRVVLDVGASTGGFTEVCLKRGAARVFAVDVGFGQLHDRIEADPRVVSLERTDARALDRTLIPDAPGLIVCDASFIGLAKVLPVALDLAEAGADLIALVKPQFEGAGPSAVGKKGIVKDPEAHLAAVKGVSAWLASVGWTVQATTDSPITGGDGNVEFLIWAKKS is encoded by the coding sequence ATGCGTCTCGATCAACTGCTGGTTTCCAAAGGACTGGTCGACAGCCGGGCGCGGGCCAAGGTGGCGATCCAGGCCGGGGGCGTGACGGTGGACGGCGTGGTGGTGACCAACGCCTCGCGCGCGTTCGAGGACGATGCCGTGGTCACGGTGACGGAAGCCCATGACTGGGTCGGGCGCGGGGCGTTGAAGCTGGATCATGCGCTGACCCTCTGGCCGGTCGCGGTCGAGGGACGCGTGGTGCTGGACGTCGGGGCCTCGACCGGGGGGTTCACCGAGGTCTGCCTGAAGCGCGGGGCGGCCCGGGTGTTTGCCGTCGATGTGGGGTTCGGGCAGCTGCACGACCGGATCGAAGCCGATCCTCGCGTCGTCAGCCTGGAGCGGACCGACGCCCGAGCGCTGGACCGGACCCTGATTCCTGATGCACCCGGCCTGATCGTCTGCGACGCCAGTTTTATCGGCCTGGCCAAGGTGCTGCCGGTGGCGCTGGACCTCGCCGAGGCGGGGGCGGACCTGATCGCCCTGGTCAAGCCCCAGTTCGAGGGGGCCGGGCCGTCCGCCGTGGGCAAGAAGGGGATCGTCAAGGACCCGGAGGCCCACCTTGCGGCAGTCAAGGGCGTGTCGGCCTGGCTGGCCAGCGTCGGCTGGACGGTTCAGGCAACCACTGACAGCCCGATCACCGGCGGCGATGGCAATGTCGAATTCCTGATCTGGGCGAAAAAGTCGTAG